The genomic window CagtataaataaagtattattcaTATTGAAAATACATAGGATGGCTCATCAAAAATGTTTCTATAGAAAAACGTGTAATAAACCTAATTTTTCCTAAAACAGTATAAAAAATCTGGAGCAGTTCTACACTCGCTTATATCATATTCACGTACTCATTGAAAACTGAAATGTCAAaagctattattttaaaattgaaaaattaaatatttaaaaatagtttgaaaaaatttaattcttgtgTACTTTATGATCCACCCTGTACTCATTTTAATCAACATAAGTCATGCCTTATCTATGAAGAAGCCTTATCGTAAACTGTACTGAGAagcgacttgaaatttatacaaaagacgtattaaatactcaataattgacacacaaaatttttttttggaatcgaAACACTTTAAACGAATTtactttaagttaaaatttaagttgagcaaacattttcagaaatttttgtcatatttgAAATATCCGGAAACGAATTTACGACGTTCGTTGCAAAAAGATCACAGTTTTTCTTAAAGCACATAACATTTCTAAATATTATcgcaatattgaaaattttgagttttgtagataaaatttttgttgagaaTTCTGTTATCAACAGCTTTATTTTAGTgaaattactaataatattcattcaaaGAAATATCAACTAATAAGTGTATCGCATAAAAGAAATACTCGCAGCAGGGGTTTTTATGCTACAAATTTGTCTCgccaaacttttaaaaaaaaaacacaacatgTTATTTTATGAGTTTCTCATTCCAtcagttaataattatattttcactaGATACTATATAGCCACtatagtgcaataaataagccggaaaataccatcaaatgtggaaaagtagTAACTAAgctttaaataatgtttaaaatctAGTGTgttgaaaaagtttataaacaattttcttaatcgATTTCGAAGTTTGAGAAAAAGTTTTCTAGTAGACACAAATGTATTAAAggcgaaacaaacaaaaataaattaaaataatgtttccaatcgaaaatagttttaacgttccttaaattttttttaacatcaaagTTGTAATCTAATAGTATATTAACGTATTTCCCTTCAAAGTAAATGCACTATTTGTTTTGTACAGACCGATTATGAAATTTCGCAAAATCTCTTCAACTTACAATCGagcgattttattttattttgggtaTGACATTAAGGACTAAAATCAGTTAATAAAGATTTTGTTGCAATTTGACTCAGATAAATTAAGACAACAACATAAATATTTCACGTATTTAATTGCCTATTACTGTTTTATTTCTGTCGACGCGGCGCCGATATTTTTACAAGTCTCCGGTGTTTTACAtaggaaaatttattatcataataaaagCGTAagatttttaacacaaaaacaaCCCCTAACGAAagataatgttaaatatattgcatgttaacagtttaaaaataaaaataaacgctTGTATGTAGATATCTAACACAttctattttaatgaaataattttattccatcattcatacaattatttaaaaaaatttgacatatttgatATTGTAGTTTTACGAAACACACGCACCCCCATTAGAACAATAATGGTTCATAGAACATAATATTAGTCTGAGCTATTGACTTCTATAATTAAGTCAGCTGGATATATGCAAAAATGTTAGTTAagattcaatatatttttcccTAGATGTGAAAACTGCCCCGCCCCCCCCCCAAATTACATGTCATGTTCAAACAGTATTTCCTAAGCTATTTCTAGATAATAAGGGTGGAAATAATAGCTTTTCGGGCTTTCAAAATTTGCTTGGGAATAAAAATCCATTAGCAGAGGTCACGGCTATAGAATTTGTTCCTCTCGTAAAGATCTACAAAATAAGTCCATTTACATTAATTTGGCTGAAGTAAGAGATAATGTATTATGTGTCATCCTATGCTATAATAATAGTTCATGCTTACTACTCCaataaccaaacaaaaaatacaaattcgtAGGCAtgatgaacaagtgaaattgacaaaatttaaaaaacaactgacaaatttttcgggtacggaatcctaaccttgcacttgaaacatatctaagaacactccctattaaattatctttttatttaaagccttttccaagctCGGCTGATCTTAaagattatcgccaattttttagttttttccggtatggaaccctaaactcgagcttaaaacatagctaagaacattccattaaattaccttccaaaaaaatcaaaatcggttcattcgtttagacgctatgatgccacaggcagacagacacacacacatagcggtcaaaattataacactctttttttAAAGCCGGAGGTTAAAAACGGGAACTGTACTCGATCAAAGAGTATATAGTTTTGGGTTCCgaaaacaaatacaatttaactAAGCTGGAAAAATGCGAAAATGTTAGTTTAAGTCACTACCCAGAAAGAATGGCTGGTATGGCTGAATGATAGCGCTGAGAAAGCACCTTTGATTGCGTTTCTTATACTAGAtcgtaatgaaaataataacagcTTTTCATGGtggtgtaaaataaaatagatgaaAAATTAACGTAGTACGAGACGTAAAGAAGCATAAGCCGTAACGACACTTTTTGCAAAAGAGAGCTCATAAAATGTCCACACAAGAATGACTTCCATTACGTTAGTTTGATGGGCAATATGTGCATGCTGTAGCTTAATTAATTGCTTTATTCTCTTATTGTTATTATAgataaacactctgtataaactTACAgcgatatttgtaatataattgaagaataattaaaaataaaaattgaacagaTTTTTCATGAGATATTCGAAAAACACATCAATTCTATTCGCgttctttttaattatagaaatcgGAAACATTGACATTGTCTGTCAGATATTACCTTAACATTCAAAGTCACTTGAACTTAGCTGGTAAATGtactacataaaaaatacaatattgatAACAATGTAAATTATCTGACAGTGCCGTTATCGAGTGTTTTAAATTAGATCTGTCAGTAGAAAACCTCCCACGGCCAGTATAGTGTTAGCATATTAAAATACCATGTTGTATTTGTTGTATTGTCATGATAATTCTTCGGTACAATTAATTTTCACATAACAGCTGTATgttcattgattttaaattttcctttttttttttgaaaaatcgcagttagttttttaccttttaattACTCAGACAATTTACTAATAGTCTATTGATTATGTCatatagaaagtttttattgcaGGTATTGTTTAATGagttattaaagaagaaaatccGCAGAGTGATATTAAATATGAGGGTGGAAATTGCAGATAGGGGTGAAAAAGTAtctcttttggtttttttccaaatatctcgtaaactaagCAAAATTCGCGATCTTTAAATAGTACTGTACGGGTTTCTTAGAAACCATAGACGCAAAATAAATGAGTTTGAATAGGAAACCATGACTAGCATCAAATTTAACATGGTTTTTACGATATCTTGCTGCAATTTACTTATAAGTGTATTATtgcaaacgaaaattttatggcatttcatttcataaaaaacaattgaaccTAAATGgacgagcggtctaaggcgttagtctttgaccggTTGACTACTTaggcttaggttgcgggttcgaatccaggcagcgacagtgcgaaaaattacaattaatggggtcaacattgtctatacatggcatttaaacaattaactcagtcaattatttgttttcactagtttaaaaattgtattttaacgTAATAGTGAGTTAGAAGTACTTTTTGAATTTCGGAGccaattttgttttctaaattctttttaaaaaatggtaaaactttcttttatagtctttatttttgtgtattttatttcatttttatgaagtAACTATCCGTCTAAGAAAAAATCTTCTTCCCATTTTATCATCTTATACTTCTAACTTCACCTCAGAGATTTGGGTTAGATTATGTTGACGTACTACGTGACTAAacttgaattattataaatttttaccgctaaattattataaaatttacaaaatgacgCCATAACTGTTTCATTTAATATGtatgatttaattttctttaaataaaaatttatcaatatgaaaattaaatgaaaacatctgctttattttcaacttattCAAAAGCTTCTATacataaatgttaataaaagaTGAGAGATTATCATTTAGTTTTTcctattgtaaacaaaaatttaatattcctaTTTGTTCGTGAGttgaatattattgttaaaaactcATGAATGCAATGCTATGCATGTAAAATACATTGCCATGCTTTCATGCATTATAAATGCAGCTGAATGAAGatcaataataatagttttaaaatctcATTGTCTGTTTATTTGTAAACATGATTTACCACACTTAGGCGGggatttactatttttataaatagcgggaattttgtttatttttataacatattaaaacaatgattaataatagggtactttcggtagtgaaaaataaattatgaaatttaaaaaaagttataatttatgtaaaaatatacttaaatattctgatttcgagtcataaagcacatttttcttttataatattaaaattaaaaatgtgatgtcatatcggtatgtaCCATAgatcatcagttagttcagtgtagacagttttgtataataaatccatagataatcaatatttatatttattataattagttgtctatgaatatatctgtcaaatttatcagtgttatttcgtataatgataccgatattacgtcatcaaattggatgcccgcgtttttgacagtttaaaaaaggttttaaatttaagtttttgacaagaaaacgagtgtatttttccgaaataaatttttgattgcttttttattagcaaaatcatcattttgaagtattttttttaaatatagtagaataccctattccgaagaaatatatatgaaaaagcGCGGATTCAGAGACGATTTTGTCAGATACTCTACGTATTTAACAAATAACTCGTaggttttaacaaaatacagTCAGGAAGTAGTTAATATTTCCTACATTCCCAATTTTCTAGAATTCGATATAACCAGGTACATTTATCCGTATTTTACAATGCCTTAGATAATGGACTGAGTAATACCCGCAAAAAATTGACCGTTCTGTAGAAAAAGACAAAGCAACTGTGCGACCAATAACTGTCTCTTTTCTATATGTCTGTAGAAATTCTAGAAAGAGACGACTATTGTCCGTACATCGATTTATCTCTCATGTTTCTTGCCCGTAGTTACTATACAGCTGAATAGGGGACACTCAGTCCAGTCTCTATGTCTTTGGTATTTTGCAACAGCGCAAAAAGACTGAATAACTGGACTGCAGACTGCATAACTAGACTGCAGAGCTCAAAAGGGTCGGGGGCATCTCAcgtcaactttaaaaaaatacaaattattttacagataataaaaaaatattattttgttttcactttgcCCGCTTAAAAAAACTCAtgactattattaaaattgcttATTTTGAGAGTAGAAAAAATGCAGCTTATAAACGTATGCAttcagcaaaaatttttatataaaaaattccatGTACGAGGGGAAGAGTCcaataaatttcacaaaatCTCGCCTAAGGGGGGAGGAGtctaaattgaatataaaatgttcacgtaatttatggatgccCCCCTATCACAATTCTTGCGGAAATGAGAATTGAAATTTTCTGAAACTTTACAGTTATATATAACttcgaaaacaataaaaaagctAAGTTTTTTGAGCCCGATTAAAAGAACTTGAATatggtaattatttttacattaaatacttaaaaaaatgtacacgACATTGTAAGATAAAACTATTACAAAGTAGAAAATATGTAACACAAATAGTGAAGTGTTTTCTCTTGAATGTGTAAAACGATAGGTGTATTGTGATAATTTTAGACACAAATAATGACTTTCTATCTCGTTTAAAAAATAGtcgagtttttaaaaaaagtttaaacataatTGGTAACATTTTATCATTTAACCATGACTAAATAAGACCCTAAAATTGGGCCAAGGGACCTAAaaatcagtaataataataataaaaagagggGTACCGCAAGTGGGTACCTAGACCAATAGTCCTCtgtgccctccttgagaacTGTCATCCGAACGCAAGACGTCTTCATTATAGGCGCTATTAAAAACGGATAAAGCTCTAGGATTCTGTCGAGGCCAGGCGCCACGCAGAAAGCCCACATCTTTTCCGTCGGGATCTCTCCCAGGATTGGTTGATCCATGGTTTCCGATTCGAATATTCTGAATCTGATGCcctgcaggtgcaaataacatgtatggaagTTTCGTCATCCTTCATTCAGGCTCTGCAAATGGGATCATTAGAGATTATCTTATACGGTTTACTAGATGGTTTCTACGGGCCCAAGTAGAaactatcttgtaaaccgtagtTTTTATAGTCTTGAGAACGGTATAACAATTTCAGCTCGACATCtgtttccgtttttgagttatcgtgtttccAAACGAACAGATTGGCggaaacggaaatggactaattaggtaattttatgaacaactagaTCAGAATTTTGTTCTTATCATCATATTTCTAAGCGCCAAAAACTTGAGActatagtattttttatatattcgctccgtgcgtgagtttcgtttccatggtaacgatacactactttaattatagaattgtatggatgcatatataattgtatggattgcatttaaaacttatatttaaaatttaatattcttgtctcacaaatttaaataaataattatgataatttacatttgaaaaataatatttgttcaatttgatttcttattttcacaatttttaatgcattaagttaaattaattcgtgtttttcaataattttaatttgacatttctattacattaacatgtaaagaattgcaaattagtcataacagccccttttaactccaaaatttttcacttaaagcgctggcatcgattttattgtccctaccatgactacgcacacaacgaatatatttttttaaacgcacCGGTATCAGCGAcctgtatatatttcaaattttttatatcgaaatgaACCAATTTTCATTGGTTTTATGTGAGAAACACTTGGTGACACAATACTAACGTTTTTCTACAATTTGCCAGGAAATTTTGTAAGATGCCTTAGCGCTACTCTTACGAGCTAAAgtcgttgaaaattttaaattaattgtaggAAGCGCATAACTGCATATTTATTGCATATCTAAAATCCGCTAGAAAACACTCATGGTCATTCATCCTAACACAGCTGCGGTACTATAATGTAATGGTGTCTTTTCgaaaagttacttttttttaagcaatttaatattataaaacccGCTGTGTTCAGAAAGGGTTATACAATGTACCCAATGTGACACCTCCGAGAAGTAAAAATCTTAATTCAAGTAATTTATAAAtctaataccaaaaaaaaatttaattaaaaatagctaaaaaattgagttttaacaaattcttaaaaaatccaAAGTAAAACCTCAGAACTTCCAAATTTCGCATTTCCCAAAATCAATTCTTTCTAGTATCTACTACAAATCTTCACTACAAGAAAAGATAAACCTTGCTAAAATATAAGTGTTGTAAAATAATCTAAGATTATTTATGATCATGAATGATGTATTCTTTTCATTATctcatttcttttaataattaagatatatattttcaagGACATTGTTAATTACtatcattaattatattcaaaatattgttcCCTTAAAAAATAGCctaacaaaatcaataaaattttcatatcagcCACACAAATAGATACTTGTACTATTGtactattgaaatttaaattaatatgttcaattgaaactttatttttttccttagaCGGgctttatacaataataattcgatttttttaaatttttaaaaagttaatttatgtACAAATACGCGTGGGTGGGAACCATGTTAAATGTTTCATGTTTAAAACAATCATACATGTACAACAATATACTGTTAAAAAACTGATTATCCGTATATAAAGTTCCGGGTTGAATGTGGCAAATGCAGACACTACTAAAAATCAATATTGCCTACCGCTATAACATAtagaaatgtttataatttaaaaaacaaactaaagaaatattataatgaattaaatacaatttgaatatcttatattcaataatataaaagcAAAGTAAAAcgaattattcaattaaaaatatcggATGGAATATCTCAgcaaaaaaaacttacattcATGTAATAACATAAACCCCacccaattattttattaaatttttttacaataattattattatttaaatttacaagtatttttcaaattgtttcacTTACCtgtgttaatttatttacaaaaataaatcagaaaattGGGGTTGTCAAAAGTGACTAACAGCACACACTTATTGACTGACGTTTATTGAAGATCATAGACGGTGTAGCACACAACTTGTTCATAGAAacggtatttattattattgttgctcATTGAGTTTTTGTTCATTCTCTACAACAGGTATAGTGAAACttgtttttacatataaattaattgtacttTTCTCTGGCTGTTTTCTACCTATTAATTagacaaaattgataaaacgtTCTTACACCAAGACACCGCAGCTAAAATGTTACTAATGTAACCGAGGTTGAATACCTTGCCACGAGATACAGATGCAACattgtttcatattttgaaaattattgcgATTTTAGAAAGAAAGGACCCCGAACACATTCATTTTTGGTTTcagctaaaattttttgaaaacaatggATTATGGTAGTTTTGATCGTGCTAATCAAAAGTTCTCATGGAATCAGCTCTCAAAAACCCTCCCCTTCCAAACTACGGCCATTCAAAGGTTATGTCTACATGagatattgatttttggttccttgctacaattttttgaaaactatagattaaggtagttttgatcatgctgatAAAATGGTTTTATGACAACTTTCAAAAACCCCTTCCCTTCAGAGCTAcggccgtttaaaagttatgagGGTTCAGTTCATAAGAACTGTTGATCAGCATGATCGAAACTACCTTAATAtattgtttcaaacaatttcaatCGAAACCAAATATCAATTTCTCGTGTAAGCATAACCTTTAAAGCGATGGCTTTTGAGGGTTGAGTCCatgagaacttttgatcagtatgatcaaaactaccttaatttatagttttcaaaaaattttaaccgaaaccaaaaGTTAATGTATATATAGCCTTTTCCTATACCATTAATCATGACCCACTTTAAATAGCGTAAAGCATTGGGTAACCAGTACTACAACCGCGTCGTAACATTTTGCTGCGATATTTTCCCATTGTTCTTTCTGCATTTTTCCTAATttcaaagatgaaaatttttatattgttatggTTTTTGTGTTAACTTGGGTTTAACTTAATAAAGGTAATGATTTTTTGCATTTGGAAAAGTAGTATGgcaaaaaatagatattttgcaAGAGTCTAAAGTTGTTTTACTGTGGTTTCACTGTAAAGGAATAACATCTACAATAAGTAAACAGCCAACGAAGAGCCGACTAGAATGTTTTCCAGCCACGTAATTCACTTGCCTGAATGACAATTTGaggtttaaatatatatgtatacattacgtttatataaaaatttgttaatggaATCCATCTAGAAACTAATTAAATTGATATCACAATGGTCACCAAacagttatatttattattagcaaCATGTATCATAATACAAGTACAAggtattatgttttatttggaACCGAATGCACAAAAATGTTTGAAAGAAGAATTGCATGCACATATTTTGGTATCTGGTGAATATGACGTTACAGAAGTTGCCGGTCAAAAAATAGATTACGTAGTAAGTATTGTAATTGAattcataaacatatttttcaaagaaatatactaactcaataatttaaaattgtatattttaggTGCGAGATTCTAAAGGGCATATATTATCTCAAAAAGAAGACATTTCTAAAGGGAAATTTACTTTCTCTACGGAGAACTTTGAGAagtttgaaatatgttttatttctcGTGTACCGCCACGTAAGTACtcgtactttttttatatacttattgtttttattcactATAAGTTTCCCTAATCAACAGCATTATTTTCCTTTTGTTAATTTTAGATCAAAGAGGAATACGACAAGAAATATCTTTAGTGACGAAACATGGTGCTGAAGCTAAAAGCTATGAAGGGGTAATTATTTGTACTATATACGTTAATAATACGTTAAAAGACACATTTCTAATTAAACGTCgctattttgattaaaatacaaacattCACACACTTATTAAACTTGAGACGAGGAATATATGTTATCCATGCCACGGGACACCACCTTAAATGTTACTGCATACATTTACGCAGAAAAAGGCGACACTCGACATGTCGCGTAAACACCTTATGAGAATATCATTTAATGAAAGTCAAAGTCTTCCTATTTatcaagaatataattttatgatttcaaGTTAATAATGTTCTATTGAGATTGAAATTAATCGAATGTAATTTGTCTTTAAAATTTCAAGCTTAAGTATCtcatcttatttttaatttactaaaaactTTAATGATAGACTTTTAACCTGAAcgtaaattcgttttttttaattataaattatacattgaactgtcaaaatttgacagttcacgtacttatacgtcatcacagagagcgccaaaaaacttcgtttaaatatctcaaaattatgatgtattttaaatattttttacatttatacaccATTTTTacacagtatttatattttttactttgttataacggtgtaaacaatgaatttaaaatataaaaaaatacatgaatattccctattataagGTTCTATATTAGTTGAAAGCAGTCCAAACAGGCTCAGctttttaactgtaaaaaactctaatttaaaaaaaaatcacctatATTTTGCTTGTTTCAAAAATACAGTTTAATTGGAGaataaataagattaaattaaaatttgaaaaaattgtgtaatttttttattgatggtagataagaaacaaaattttctttttataattattataacaagaCAGTAAAAACATGTTAGATATTAAAAACACCATATTAtgcagaaaaaatatataatgaaacaaaatttaagatttatttgtTTCTGTATCTATCTTTCTCGTTGCATTCTGTATTAAAAGAAAGGGGGAACTCGTAGATTATGATACAGTTGGCGTTATTACCATAATTGGTCAGCGTTCGTTTTTTACGTCCTTCTACAATTGTGTTCTTCTTCTCACCACACAACTTTCAGATTATACATAGACATTTTCTCTATTTGATTACTACTCAATCgtcaaaatgatgaaattttgtaacttaGACTTAGATAATATACAAAGCTATgccaatttcataaaaatacattataattatattgatttcaaaaattcccaattttttctattataaattaatttttattctttttatatatttatatagcttGGAGAAGCCGCCAATTTAAAACCAATGGAagttgaactaaaaaaattagaagattTATCTGATGATATCGTACAAGATTTTGCGTTG from Chrysoperla carnea chromosome 2, inChrCarn1.1, whole genome shotgun sequence includes these protein-coding regions:
- the LOC123293437 gene encoding transmembrane emp24 domain-containing protein bai, with protein sequence MVTKQLYLLLATCIIIQVQGIMFYLEPNAQKCLKEELHAHILVSGEYDVTEVAGQKIDYVVRDSKGHILSQKEDISKGKFTFSTENFEKFEICFISRVPPHQRGIRQEISLVTKHGAEAKSYEGLGEAANLKPMEVELKKLEDLSDDIVQDFALMRKREEEMRDTNESTNNRVLYFSIFSMCCLLGLATWQVLYLRRFFKAKKLIE